From the Glycine max cultivar Williams 82 chromosome 11, Glycine_max_v4.0, whole genome shotgun sequence genome, the window ATTCCTCAAATAGTTATTGGCTTTACCACTGTAGTTTCCTTAATTTcaacttcaatttattttccttctttaacGTTAAAATGCTAAATGATACCAATTGTGGGAATTAAAATcccttgtgattttttttttaaatcgaaATAATTTTTCTGTTCATGGAATATTTTACTATTGATAGAAAACcttgaaatgtttaaaatttaagcCAAATTTGCTTGTtatattgaaaatgtttttttttaagagaactgATTAGATAGATACTGTTTCTGTATACATGTAATTTGTATTCCCTTACTTGTAATGATGTCCTCTTTGTTCTTCTGGATAGGTTCGAGAGCTAAGAATAACACCTCGTGTGTTAGTTGGTCATAGTTTTGGGGGGAAAGGTTAGTTATTGAAtgttataagtttatttttatgtacCTATTTTCATGTAGCTATTTTTGGTTACTTTGTTCCATTTTTTCAGTTGTTTTGAGCATGGTGGACCAAGCTGCAAAGCCACTTGCTCGGCCAGTGAGAGTAAGTTCAAATTCAGTTTCTGTTTGCTTGAGATAGACGAAGGTGCCAGAAGTCACCCTCATTACAGTGTATCATGTATAGAAATTAAGATGTTCTCAGAAAATAATATTGGCTCATAAGTGGtatctattttcagattggatCCTTGAAAGTCCTAGAATTCTAGAAAATGAATAcgcatacacacacacactacaTACTACATAACAAATTATGACTGTTAAAAACTCAGCAGGGAGGAAAAGTTGAAGTTGACAAGGATTGTAAATATAGTTTCTGTCTTCTTGTTTCACTGTATTATATGTGAGTGCTTCTTAATTGTTTCATACTTGCTTCTACGCTATTTGAAGGCTTGGGTTCTGGATGCAACCCCTGGAAAAGTTCGAGCAGGTGGAGATGGAGAAGATCATCCAGCAGAACTCATATCCTTTCTAAGTACACTGCCAAATGAGGTAGATCTTTAATTGAATCTTCTTGTCTTTTTGAGAAAATGAATGCATAGTGATGTTAATTTGATGCAATGTGTTGCTTTTGTTTTGGTTCCTTAACTTAAAGGTTTGGTTGTTGGGTTTGATCTAAATCCCTGTTTTGATAATTATCGAGTTTTCTACTTGTTTGTTAAATTCAAagttaaaattgtaattaatatcaaaatatgTGAGTTATATGGAATATTTGCTTCTAACAGGGAACTAGGTAAGTCATAAGGAGTGGATAAAGGTGGCTTCTTGTCAATCAAATTCtagtggtatatatatatatatatatatatcatatttgtATTAGGGTTTAGGGATTATTAGAGATATGAGAATGAGGATGAGTGTGAGAAACATTGTCTTGTGAGGTCACCGGCCCCTCCCAGGGTTTAGTTGATTTGTAGCGAAAGTGGTGAGCTAGTTATGGGATGGAGGACATTGTGAGGTCCCCCGTGACCTTGTTTTGGTATTAGATTCAGTCTCTTCTTATCGTGGTAAACTGTGTGTGATTTTGTTTGTGATGCTTTTATTTAATGCCCACTATTCATTGAAAGTTGAATCCATTTAAAGAAGGGGATGTGGTGTGCTCAACATTGGTTGCTTTGACATATCAATATCAAATGAAAGAGAACTCGGGATAGGTAACAAATGAAACTCTAGAAGTATAAAGAcgggaaaagaataaaaaatagaggGAACTATGGGAATAAAACAGGCCACTATTATGTGCATGCCTACCAATTAACATTTGATGCTCTTTTGATTGTCATCTCAGTAACATAATAACTGTCTTTCTATACTCTTTAGCTTcttttatatgtataaattgACAGAATGGTTTTACTTTTGGTTCTATATTgagcaattttttatttttctatgatCATTTCCTCAAGGAAGGTTCCTTCAAAATGGGATGTTCTCAGAGCTCTTATTCAACAAGGATTTTCCAATGATGTGGCACAGGTACATAACTGTGGCATACTTTTATATTGACCGCTGTTCAATTTCTGCGTGTATTCTTGCTTGCTTTAAAGTGTTAGAACTTAGAAATTTCATGTTTATTGATAGTTTGGGTACTGTATACTTTCCCTTGGTTCaatgattatataaataaagCCACCACTAGTAAAGCTGATGTCAtggaaaatatttgtttattatccCATTTACTCCTCGACCCTTCACTGACATTTTATGTTAGAATGCTATCACCATATAGAATGCATGATTCATGGTAAATTATAGCAACCCTTAAGGCATTCATTAAATTCTAAtatgaaaagttaaaaaaaagtatcacACTTTTGCAGCCAGATCCAGGACGAACTAGTAGAGCAAGAAGTCAAAATTGGCATCAAGTAATGGAAGATGCTTATAAAATTGCAACAAAATTAAGAGTTTACAGATAGCCTGTACATGTAAATTGGGTTTGAAAAATCTGTCCAACTCTAGGACTAATCAGTAAATGATGAACATATCTATGTTAAATATTCATAGATGAACATCTGGGTTACTCCTTTGGGAAAATTCAGTTTTTTTGTCTATCTGAATTGTCACACATCTATGATTTTTCATCAGATGATTGATTAAACAAATTTTGAAGTGCTTTGTTGGTTTGATGAATAAGTTGGATGttacaaaaaaaacaacaaaattcacgttaaaattaatgaagataaaagaaatagatattTTGGCAATTTTTATCCctctattattgatttttttttctattatccaTGTAGTGGGTTGTGACTAACCTGCGACCTTCCAGCTCTCCTGGTTCACAATCATCAAGCTTCTCATGGGTGTTTGACCTAAGGGGGATTGCAGAAATGTATCAATCCTATGAAGAAACAAATTTGTGGTACTTACTGTGATATCTATGATAACAAAGCTAGCTGTAATATATTGATTATTATTGGCCTTAATTCTTTGGTTGAGATGGGTTCCTTCCTGCatgattgttaattttatatttagtttgTATTGTTGAAGAAATTACATTGTTAGTGTATTTACTGATGCCAGGTTCAATGATATGTGCTATcacatttaattttgaaatgaatCTTTCCATACagaagattgtgcttgaaacCAATaatggtttatgcttctgttcATAGGAAAATTGTTGAAGATGTACCTCGTGGGGTGCATGTGAACTTTTTGAAAGCAGAAAGAAGCTTACATAGATGGGCTCTTGAAGATCTTCAGCGGATCCATGCAGCTGAAGAGCTTGCTGTTGAGGAAGGAGGTGGAGTTGAAATGCATGTCCTTGAAGATGCTGGCCACTGGGTATGTACTATAATGTCATACAGTTATTATTTTAGAGCATGATCTCCTCCAATACGTGTGTTTCAGCTTAGGACGTCTATGCTCATGATATCTAAaatactttcaagtttcaaataATGCAAGTAGCCATAGTGTCCTAGATTTTAGGGAATAGTTTTGGCTAGTGATAGCTTAGTTACACTTTTGTCCCAAAGTTTCACAATGTTGTGAATTTTGTcctcaaaaagtttttttcacGAATTTTGCCCTCTAATTTACAGAACATCGCAAATTTTGCccccaagtaaaaaaaaaaacgccaGTTAGTGAAAAAACTTCCACAAAATTGTCTTTGACATAAGCCTTACTAAGTTTTGGAATTATTTCACGTGGTTACATATTAACGATGAAATGAGGATGAATTGTGTCTTTTGGAGTTTGATTGTGACATAATTTAAAAGAGGATTTACTTTGTCGATCAACAGGTGCATACTGATAACCCGGATGGACTCTTCAGGATACTGTCATCATCTTTCCAATTCCAGGGAGGCAAGATCTGAGTTTACAAATGTGCTCTCTTGTAATTTCGATTTATACGGGGATGGATTGGCTTCACAGTTTGATGCCATTCCTTCTTCCCATTTTTTGTCTAGTTATCCCTTTCGTAtatgctattattttttttaatcttcttgTACAAcacccttttatatatatataaatgtgatTCTTACTCTAAGACctaacaataatatttaatgtcCATAATTCATGGAAGTATGGGACTTGCATTCAAGAAAAAGTTTTCCCCGATTCATTATAGCCTGATTCATTTATAAGCTCCAATGCCATGATTGTCGGGTCGTCTTGTATTATGACCGGTTATGGTATTCATCCCTGTTAATACCGTACGTGAACTTGACCACATTTTTATGTGCGATCAATATTAGAAATAATGGGTGGATAAATATGTGTTTTGTAAAATTATGAGATAaactaaaagaattaaaaaagtattagaaagatgaaaaattagttgaaagttAGAGGTAAAGTAGttgaaatttgataaattaactATTGAGTTAAAAGTATTTGTCAAAACTAGCTATTGAATTAACTAATAAGTATGGAATGTTATAAAATGACATTGAAATTTGGTAACTCAAACAATTATTacttttaatgttttaatttaatgaaattaatatccaaaaaattaagacaatatttttaattttaaaaaaaatattaaatgaaatgagatagtataaattatttttatattataattttgatggtGCTATATTATAAAGAATTGATAGTTGATTAAAAACATGTTAGcatttattttatagaataagGATATTAGATTTCCAATATGACTGATGATAAAACTAGGAAAAAACTTAAGAGCTTGTAAACTCAAATGCtacatgaataatttttttaagtaattaataatgtatttaatattttcatatcaTGTGTGGATGAGCATGTAAAGACAACTCTTGAAGATTTCCTACTTTCTCatggtttttaaattttcttttatgtattttaaaatttcacataTGTTTGATATATGGTTTATTATTGAAcaacataaagaaaaataaatgtataactAGAGAACAACATAAGCATGCGGCAGGGCAAGTTTTCCCAGTTCAACCAATAAGGAAGGAGCAAATTTACGAATGACACCTGAGAAGTAGGAAAAATAAGATTCATCTTAATACGTCCTGCTtgtcatcttttttatttttttgaggaaTTCATCCATTGTTGTAAtatatgaaaatgttttttttattatttttaaaaatgagtaaaaaattaaatatacattaatttatatttttttaaatgactatttttagcttttgaatAAGATACTAACAATTGTTTTAAgtatcttttatataaaaaatcaaattattataaaaaattaaacataattattttattattaatatttttaatgcaaACAAACAGTGACAAAGTTATTTAgttatcaaaagaaaaagtgaCAAAGTTATTTATGACCATGGTACTATAttgaagatttttcttttcttttagaacacgattctattttttaatttccattattattaatttaaatatcgttaaaaaaatttaaaacacttcTTGaactgcaatttttttttctccataaaatcctttaaatatttgtaattacaTTTGACTTATTACTATGATATCTATTTTAATGCCAAAcacaaataaaaggaaaaaggttGATCTAtccatatttgataaaaatcatatataatttgtcACGGGAAATCTTATGGATAGTAATATAAATAGATTCTTGgtagtattattaatattattaagtgaTATGAATTTGTGGTGTCACCTTAtcctaaaaaaagagaaaaaagaaaagaaaggattgtTGTGGTGCTTAATGCATTTTTTTGCAAGTTGCGAAAGGGAAATAGAGTTGAACGCATGCAGGTGACGTGGCATCTCCAAACTCACTTCGATTTACTTACCCAAACAcagacacaacacaacacaaattCCTTACTCTCGATTCGACGCTTCTCTCCTTCCTTCAACGGCGCTTTCCACTGTGGCCACCGGTAAAGCTCTCTCCTCTCCGctttaggtttgattttcttcAACGGTGATTTATCTCTCTTTCTCTGCTCAACTTCACTCTTCAATGtgtgaaaatgaaattgtattgTGATATTACCGAATTGTGAACTAGGATGCGTTAACTGCTGAATCTGAATTCTGAACTGCAGTCTGCAGCTAGGTTTCATCTTGTTAAGATCCATGTGATGTTGTAAATAGTGTATAATAATGTTACGATTTAGTTGAATATAGTGTTAGCGGAAGAATGACAGTATTAGTGGTGATGTACACACTCTAGGGTTTGGTTTGAGGTTTCTCGACCTGAAAGAGAAACTATCCTGTAAAAATTATTAGCACTCTTAAACATTGGCCTTGTCTAATCCTGTTGTTTTGAGTTCCCATTTCTATGGATTATTTCAGATAAGCTTCTCAACAAACACTTGTAGTTGTAGGAGAAGGAAATAAGGAGGGAGAACAAATCAGACTTTTCTCATAAGTTGAAATCAACTTATTCAGAAACTCTCATCTATTTTCCAAAAGTTGAAGTGAATAACTTGATTATAACTTattggagaagtttgatttTACCTCCCTATTTCTTCTTTTACAAATGTTTGTTGAGAAGTTTATCCTAACTGAGCCTATGTTTGTGGGGAATACCACTATTTTTGCACACcgagttttaatattttatatggtCTATTCTgttgagggcgagccctggtgcagcggtaaagttgtgccttggtgacttgttggtcatgggttcgaatccggaaacagcgtctttgcatatgcaagggtaaggctgcgtacaacatccctcccccataccttcgcatagcgaagagcctccgggcaatggggtacgaagtaaAAGTAAATATGGTCTATTCTGTTGTGTAGATCAATGTGCCATGCTCAGGTTATTGATGTGATGTATCAATTTATGGATAGGTCATTTTGTTACATAGCTGTCAATTTTTGTTCACACCAAAAAAATCctgagtcttattttttttacttagttCAGTCCTCATTTTCTAATTCCTTATTCATTGTTTTCAGGGTGAACCTTTCAAGTTTGTGGACACGCTTTCATGTACAGAAGCAGCAATATTGTGGCTAGGATTTTTGACCGTCAAATTTGCACTCCTGCTCCTGGCACTAGTGTAATTTCGTACTACCAAttatatttgagatttttttatggGGATTCTTACAAGTGTGATGTTCTTTAACctctttttagtttattatcttatttggtgcaataatttatttttaaatgccgTGGTGTAGAAACATGAATTGTtctttctagtttaattttggtGGAGGGGGGATGGGGTGCGGGGGTGGTAACCTCTAACAAGAAATTGCACAATGATTGGGttgtaattttagaaaatgtGAATATCCTTGGTGAAGTATCAAGAACATGAGTGAGGGAAG encodes:
- the LOC100795842 gene encoding protein ABHD11 isoform X1, with amino-acid sequence MPLLSNSSPCCTAAAVVNSSDRKPGFVSPSWRNCKVTSPILRLSQNDKFNVSRLALSHSRRTISMALVGETVGVGQKGQVASSSGILAYDLIQGALVRWSSVMDRSLPEPPTAVFLHGILGCRKNWGTFARRLAQEFPTWQFLLVDLRCHGDSASIKKRDPHTVASAAMDVLKLVRELRITPRVLVGHSFGGKVVLSMVDQAAKPLARPVRAWVLDATPGKVRAGGDGEDHPAELISFLSTLPNEVPSKWDVLRALIQQGFSNDVAQWVVTNLRPSSSPGSQSSSFSWVFDLRGIAEMYQSYEETNLWKIVEDVPRGVHVNFLKAERSLHRWALEDLQRIHAAEELAVEEGGGVEMHVLEDAGHWVHTDNPDGLFRILSSSFQFQGGKI
- the LOC100795842 gene encoding protein ABHD11 isoform X2; its protein translation is MPLLSNSSPCCTAAAVVNSSDRKPGFVSPSWRNCKNDKFNVSRLALSHSRRTISMALVGETVGVGQKGQVASSSGILAYDLIQGALVRWSSVMDRSLPEPPTAVFLHGILGCRKNWGTFARRLAQEFPTWQFLLVDLRCHGDSASIKKRDPHTVASAAMDVLKLVRELRITPRVLVGHSFGGKVVLSMVDQAAKPLARPVRAWVLDATPGKVRAGGDGEDHPAELISFLSTLPNEVPSKWDVLRALIQQGFSNDVAQWVVTNLRPSSSPGSQSSSFSWVFDLRGIAEMYQSYEETNLWKIVEDVPRGVHVNFLKAERSLHRWALEDLQRIHAAEELAVEEGGGVEMHVLEDAGHWVHTDNPDGLFRILSSSFQFQGGKI